A segment of the Erythrobacter sp. F6033 genome:
TGATAGCTTTCCAGCTTGGTCATGTTGACGCCGTTAGTCGCGAATCCGCCCATCGCTTTGTAGAGCGCGGCAGGAATATTCTTCACCTCAAAAACAAAGGTCGTGACGGCTTTGCTTTCTGGTGCGATCGTCAAGAATGTCGGCTTGTCTGCCAGAATGACAAACCGCGTCATATTGTCCGGACTGTCCTCAACATGGTTCTCGGCAATATCGAGGCCGTAAAGTTCGGCTGCGATAGCGGGCGCGATGGCCGCTTGTGTCGGGTCGCCTTTGTCCGCCACATATGCCGCAGCTCCTGCAGTGTCGGCATAGCTCAGCGGGACAATGCCCCGCTTTCGCAGGAAAGATCGCGATTGGCCGAGCGCTTGCGGGTGGCTGTATGCTGCTTCGTAGGGGCCTTTTCCAACCCCCATCAAGGCGTGATGTATCGGCATGAAATATTCGCCAACAATCGAGAGGCCGCTTTCCGGAAGCAGGAAATGGATGTCGGCGACGCGTCCATGCTGAGAATTCTCAATCGGAATGATTGCCTGACCTGCGCGGCCGTCCTTCACTGCATCCAGTGCGTCTTCGAAGCTAAAGCAAGGCAGCGGCATGGCATCGGGCCGCGCTTCGGTCGCGGCGCGGTGTGAATTGGCACCCGGTGAACCTTGAAACGCAATCGCTTGCGTAGGGTTGGCTTCTGCTGCGGCTCGAAGCCGGTCGACAATGGCCAAAGCTGGTCCGGGAAAACTT
Coding sequences within it:
- a CDS encoding prephenate dehydratase, coding for MRSFPGPALAIVDRLRAAAEANPTQAIAFQGSPGANSHRAATEARPDAMPLPCFSFEDALDAVKDGRAGQAIIPIENSQHGRVADIHFLLPESGLSIVGEYFMPIHHALMGVGKGPYEAAYSHPQALGQSRSFLRKRGIVPLSYADTAGAAAYVADKGDPTQAAIAPAIAAELYGLDIAENHVEDSPDNMTRFVILADKPTFLTIAPESKAVTTFVFEVKNIPAALYKAMGGFATNGVNMTKLESYQVGASFSATMFYADIIGAPGDPAVDRALEECAFYSKELRILGTYEQARPRG